The following is a genomic window from Anopheles stephensi strain Indian unplaced genomic scaffold, UCI_ANSTEP_V1.0 ucontig90, whole genome shotgun sequence.
CCTCCCCAGAGACGGACACAGTGTTGATGACCTCTTCAGGTGACGACTTAGAGACGGGCCCATGTATCTGTCATCCCCGACATTTCTTTCATTCTTTTATCTTATAGCCTTCACAATACCTTCTGAATAGAATGTTAGAACGCTCTTACTTTATTTTCATCGGACTGCTAACTCACTAACCCACTCTTTAGGCAGGGCTTTTAGTAGGCTTatcgacgcacacacactcactgttGCTGCACGTGGCAAGCTTGTTGTAGCTGCGACAGTGGATGTTGCACCGGACGCGCTGCGAGGACGAACACGTCGTTTCGCCAACGGCTACCGTGACAAACAGTCCGGCGATCAAGGCGATCAGCATCCAGAACGGGAGCGATAGGTTCATCTTGCTTGGTTTTGGAAAACAACTAACGTGAGCAACGTCCGAAGGACAAAAAGGGTTTTTATAGAGGCTACAGAACGGTTGGTTTAATGGGGGGATTAATAGCACAGCTGCGCCCCAATGCGCAATTGAATTTGCACAACTGGCTTTGCGAAAATTTAGCGCGaaatttcccttttcttttttcaaatTACCAAACAAGAGTGCGCTTACGGTAGTTAAGTAAAGAAAAACCAGAAGTATTGGACATGACAAAAAAGACATTCTTCTTGAGGATGTGCTC
Proteins encoded in this region:
- the LOC118517276 gene encoding uncharacterized protein LOC118517276, which codes for MNLSLPFWMLIALIAGLFVTVAVGETTCSSSQRVRCNIHCRSYNKLATCSNSECVCVDKPTKSPA